Proteins encoded in a region of the Balaenoptera musculus isolate JJ_BM4_2016_0621 chromosome 21, mBalMus1.pri.v3, whole genome shotgun sequence genome:
- the PPP1R3B gene encoding protein phosphatase 1 regulatory subunit 3B isoform X2 yields MAVDIECRYSCMAPSLRRERFAFQISPKPSKPLRPCIQLSGKNEASGTVAPTVQEKKVKKRVSFADNQGLALTMVKVFSESDDPLDIPLNITELLDSTVRLTTAESESFVLDFSQPSADYLDFRNRLRTDHVCLENCVLKDRAVAGTVKVQNLAFEKMVQVRMTFDTWKSFTDFPCWYVKDTYAGSDKDTFSFEISLPEKIQSYERMEFAVCYECNGQTYWDSNKGKNYRIIRAELKSTQGTAQPPNGPDFGIAFDQFGSPRCSYGLFPEWPSYLGYEKLGPYY; encoded by the coding sequence ATGGCTGTGGACATTGAGTGCAGGTACAGCTGCATGGCCCCCTCCTTGCGCAGAGAGCGGTTTGCCTTCCAGATCTCTCCGAAGCCAAGCAAACCCCTGAGGCCTTGTATTCAGCTGAGCGGCAAGAATGAAGCCAGTGGGACGGTGGCCCCGACCGTCCAGGAGAAGAAGGTGAAGAAGCGGGTGTCCTTTGCAGACAACCAAGGGCTGGCCCTGACAATGGTGAAAGTGTTCTCCGAGTCTGATGACCCGTTAGATATCCCACTGAACATCACCGAGCTCCTGGACAGCACTGTGAGGCTGACAACAGCGGAGAGCGAGAGCTTTGTGCTGGATTTCTCGCAGCCCTCTGCAGACTACCTGGACTTCAGAAATCGGCTTCGGACCGACCACGTCTGCCTGGAGAACTGCGTCTTGAAGGACAGAGCCGTTGCAGGCACGGTGAAGGTGCAGAACCTCGCATTCGAGAAGATGGTGCAAGTCAGAATGACATTCGACACCTGGAAAAGCTTCACAGACTTTCCCTGTTGGTACGTGAAGGACACGTACGCAGGTTCAGACAAGGACACGTTCTCCTTTGAGATCAGCTTGCCTGAAAAAATTCAGTCTTATGAGAGGATGGAGTTTGCCGTGTGCTATGAGTGCAACGGACAGACGTACTGGGACAGCAATAAAGGCAAAAACTATAGGATCATCCGGGCAGAGTTGAAATCCACCCAGGGAACAGCCCAGCCACCAAATGGACCAGATTTTGGAATAGCCTTTGACCAGTTTGGAAGCCCTCGGTGTTCCTATGGTCTGTTTCCGGAGTGGCCTAGTTATTTAGGATACGAGAAGCTCGGGCCCTACTATTAG
- the PPP1R3B gene encoding protein phosphatase 1 regulatory subunit 3B isoform X1, producing the protein MRLPAKGADLSPGPRSCRRRRCPCHPGADAAAGWRLRTSGLMSCTRVLACSNPVMAVDIECRYSCMAPSLRRERFAFQISPKPSKPLRPCIQLSGKNEASGTVAPTVQEKKVKKRVSFADNQGLALTMVKVFSESDDPLDIPLNITELLDSTVRLTTAESESFVLDFSQPSADYLDFRNRLRTDHVCLENCVLKDRAVAGTVKVQNLAFEKMVQVRMTFDTWKSFTDFPCWYVKDTYAGSDKDTFSFEISLPEKIQSYERMEFAVCYECNGQTYWDSNKGKNYRIIRAELKSTQGTAQPPNGPDFGIAFDQFGSPRCSYGLFPEWPSYLGYEKLGPYY; encoded by the exons ATGCGGCTGCCCGCGAAGGGCGCCGACCTGAGCCCCGGCCCCCGCTCCTGCCGTCGCCGCCGCTGCCCCTGCCACCCCGGCGCGGATGCTGCCGCGGGCTGGCGCCTCCGCACCTCGGGGCTTATGAGCTGTACCAG GGTTCTAGCCTGCTCTAACCCCGTGATGGCTGTGGACATTGAGTGCAGGTACAGCTGCATGGCCCCCTCCTTGCGCAGAGAGCGGTTTGCCTTCCAGATCTCTCCGAAGCCAAGCAAACCCCTGAGGCCTTGTATTCAGCTGAGCGGCAAGAATGAAGCCAGTGGGACGGTGGCCCCGACCGTCCAGGAGAAGAAGGTGAAGAAGCGGGTGTCCTTTGCAGACAACCAAGGGCTGGCCCTGACAATGGTGAAAGTGTTCTCCGAGTCTGATGACCCGTTAGATATCCCACTGAACATCACCGAGCTCCTGGACAGCACTGTGAGGCTGACAACAGCGGAGAGCGAGAGCTTTGTGCTGGATTTCTCGCAGCCCTCTGCAGACTACCTGGACTTCAGAAATCGGCTTCGGACCGACCACGTCTGCCTGGAGAACTGCGTCTTGAAGGACAGAGCCGTTGCAGGCACGGTGAAGGTGCAGAACCTCGCATTCGAGAAGATGGTGCAAGTCAGAATGACATTCGACACCTGGAAAAGCTTCACAGACTTTCCCTGTTGGTACGTGAAGGACACGTACGCAGGTTCAGACAAGGACACGTTCTCCTTTGAGATCAGCTTGCCTGAAAAAATTCAGTCTTATGAGAGGATGGAGTTTGCCGTGTGCTATGAGTGCAACGGACAGACGTACTGGGACAGCAATAAAGGCAAAAACTATAGGATCATCCGGGCAGAGTTGAAATCCACCCAGGGAACAGCCCAGCCACCAAATGGACCAGATTTTGGAATAGCCTTTGACCAGTTTGGAAGCCCTCGGTGTTCCTATGGTCTGTTTCCGGAGTGGCCTAGTTATTTAGGATACGAGAAGCTCGGGCCCTACTATTAG